The following is a genomic window from Malus sylvestris chromosome 7, drMalSylv7.2, whole genome shotgun sequence.
AAGTTCTCTTTCTTGTAACCTTACACATTTTCAATACAAACAATTCTTTCAAAACTatcacatggtatcagagcaggctTCCTAAAGAACCTGTTCTCTGAAATCTTttgaaatggaagaagaaaatatACTTGCTGCTTCATCCGAGAACATCCTTGGTTCTTCATCAGTTTCTTCAAGTGAAGCTGATGGAAATCCCAATCAACGTCTTTGTTCCATACTCCTAACTGAGTTTAATTATCTTCCTTGGTCAAGAGCTATTACTTTAGCTCTTGGAGGAAGATCTAAGCTTGGTTTCATCAATGGAACTATCGTACCTCCCAAGGTTGGTGATTCTAAGTATGAAGAATGGTTCTGCAAGGATCAGCTCGTCATGTCCTGGTTGCTCAACTCAATGGGCTCAAAGGTATCAGAAATTTTCAGCTTTTCAGAATCAGCTTTTGATCTGTGGAAGGCTGTCAAGGAgatgtatggaaatcaaaataATGCAGCCAGGATATTTGAGCTGCAGAAGAGTCTTTCTGTTTTGAATCAAGATGGAAAGACTTTTATCGAGCACTTGGGAAGACTGAAGTCTATGTGGAATGAGCTGAATCTCTATCGACCTCACACTACAGACCCAGCAATCCTTCTTAAGCAGGCTGAAGAAGACAAGGTCTTTCAGCTTTTATCCAGTCTTGACTCTACCTATGAGGACCTGCGAAGCCACATATTGATGAGTGTTGAACTACCATCTCTCAATACTGTGTGCACTATCGTTCAACGAGAAGAAGCAAGAAGGAAAGTTATGAGTACTAAGGTTGGTGATCCTGAGTCTAGAGCTTTCGTTGCAAGTGACAGAAggtttgaaggaaaaaatttcaaaggaaagaaaggagAAATGCAATGCAGTCATTGTGGACAGAAGAATCATCTCAGAGACACTTGTTGGGTGTTGTATCCACACCTTAAGCCTAACTTTTCCAAACAAACCAAACCTGGTCGCAGTGCAAATCAAGTCCCTCGCTTGCAGACTGCCTCAACTGTTGGGAACTTCACATCTAATCCCTCAGCTCTCTTGAGTGAGTTCACTTCCTTCACTCAGAAGAAAGATGAAAGCAATCTTCATAAAGGAAACAGTGAAGCTAGCACCACTGAATTATTTGAGCAGTTCGCAAAATTTCTTCAGACAAAGGTGTCATCTTCCGTTGATATGTCAGGTATTCTAAACTCATTTAGTGCTGCACTTGCTTCCAGAAAACTTGCAAATGTTTGGATAATAGACTCTGGAGCGACTGATCACATTACAAATATAAAAAGATATATGCATGACTTTAAAGAGGCAGTTATTCCGCAATTTGTCTCTGTTGCTAATGGAACTGGTGTATCAGTTTTGGGTGAAGGGAAAGTCAAGTTAATTGATACTAATGTTGAATCAACTGCTCTATATGTGCCCTCCTTTCCATTTCAGCTTCTGTCAGTAGGAAGGTTGACAAATTCCTTAAACTGTGATGTTATATTCTCGCCATTCAATGTGATTTTCCAGGATCGTATCACgaagaagaagattggtgaaggCATGTATAAAGATGGCCTCTATATGCTTTCATTGCAACCTGTTGAAGCTAGAGGTCTTCAAGTTGGTTTTTTGAAGAATCATCTATTATGGCATAGACGATTAGGGCATCCCTCTAATCTTGTGCAATCACATCTCTTCAAAACTTCAGAGAATGTGATGACTCAAGATTGTGAAGTTTGCCATTTTTCAAAACAGACGAGGTTGCCTTTTGATGTCTCATCAACCAAGTCATGTAAACCTTTTGAGATTGTGcactctgatgtttggggacctgCACCCTTGGTTTCTTTTGATGGTTTTAGATACTTTGTCACCTTTGTGGATGATTTCTCAAGATGTACCTggttgtatttgttgaaatcaAAAGATGAAGTTATTAATGTGTTCCAAGAATTTCACAGTCTTGTTACAAATCAGTTCTCAACCCAACTTAAAGTCTTAAGGTCAGACAATGGTACTGAGTATATGTCTAATGCTTTTACTCAATATCTAACTTGTCATGGAATAATTCACCAAACGAGCTGTGTTGGTACTCCGCAACAAAACGGAGTAGCAGAAAGGAAGAACCGTGATCTACTGGAGAAAACTCGATCACTTATGCTTCAAATGAGTGTACCTAAGAAATTCTAGTCTCATGGGGTTCTTACTGCTGCATATGTAATTAATAGGCTTCCAAGCAAGGTTCTCAAATTCAAGGCACCTCTTGAAACACTTAATGGCAGGAAAATTAACTTGTCTCACCTTCGAGTGTTTGGATGTGTTTGCTTTGTTCATATTCAAACCTTGCATCGAGATAAATTGGACCCTAGAGCTGTAAGGTGTTTGTTCTTAGGGTACTCATCTGTTCAAAAGGGATATAAGTGCTATGACCCAAAGCGCAGGAAACTTTTGGTGTCTAGAGATGTGGTTTTTGACGAGAAAACTCCTTTTTTTGCTAGTACCAGGGGTGAAGATCTTCTGGGGGAGGAGGACTTTCTTGATCAAATCCTCACGCCAATTATGGAAATCAATGCACTGCTTCATCATTTTTCAGCTCCAGATCAACCAAGCAACAATGAAATTTCGATTGATCCAGTTGAGTGTAATTCATCATCTGACATACTTGTTGATAATGAATCAACTGAAGACACTGAACAAAATCAAATTTCGTCCGAGGAGAACCTTGCTATTACTCCTGAAGTGATCACTCCAAGGAGAAACCCTAGTAGAAATCGGGGTAAGCCAACTTGGTTTAAAGATTATGTAAGTTATGCCTCAAGACATCCTATAGAAAAATATCTTGAATACTCAAGAGTATCTTCGTCTCATGCTGCTTTCCTAAGCAAAATTTCAGCCTCATCTGAACCAAGCTCATTCCAAGAAGCTAACTCTCAATTGATCTGGCAAACAGCTATGGATGAGGAGCTTAGAGCTctaaatgaaaacaaaacttGGAGCATCACCAAGCTACCTAAGGGGATGAGAGCTGTGGGGTGTCGATGGGTGTATAAAACCAAATTTAAGAGTGATGGTTCAGTGGAGAGACACAAAGCTAGATTGGTGGCTAGAGGTTTTACTCAAACTTATGGCATTGATTACAAGGAAACCTTTGCTCCTGTGGCAAAGATGAACTCGGTAAGAGTGCTTCTCTCGGTTGCTGTCAACCATGATTGGCCCCTATACCAAATGGATGTTAAGAATGCCTTCCTGCATGGAGAACTTAAAGAAGATGTGTACATGCAGTTGCCTCCGGGACATCCACAAGAAGAAGAGGGCATGGTTTGCAAGTTACACAAGGCCATTTATGGCCTCAAACAATCTCCTCGAGCTTGGTATGCCAAGTTAAGTTCTGTGTTAGAGAACATTGGTTTTAAAAGGAGCAATGCAGATTCCTCACTATTTGTGCGAGATAGTTCAGCAGGTAAACTTGTCGTTCTCATCTATGTCGATGATCTCATTGTGACTGGTGACAGTTTGACAGAAATTCAGCGACTTAAGGGCTTTCTTCACAAAAAGTTTGCAATTAAAGATCTAGGAACTCTGAAGTATTTTCTAGGCATTGAAGTTGCTTCATCTAGTAAAGGCTTGCTCTTGAACCAACGCAAGTACATACTTGATTTACTTCAAGAGTCCAAAATGCTTGAGGCAAAACCAGTGGCAACCCCAATAGCTTGCAAAGAGAAACTTGGATTAGATGGAGATTTACTGATAGACGTTGGTTTATACCAGAGATTGGTAGGGAAACTTATTTACCTTACCATTACTCGTCCTGATATCATGCATGCCGTGAGCCTAGTCAGTCAGTTCATGCATGCTCCTCGATCAATTCACTTACAAGCTGTTCGAAGGATCTTGCGCTACTTGAAAGGCACTGTTGGAACTGGGATTGTGATGAGGAAGATCGGAAATGCTCACATTGTTGGCTACACAGATGCAGACTGGGGTGGCTCCAAAATTGATCGAAGATCTACTACTGGATATTGTACATTTGTTGGTGGAAATCTGGTGAcatggaaaagcaaaaaacaaagtgTGGTGGCTCGATCAAGTGCAGAAGCTGAATATCGTGCCATGGCATCTACTACCTGTGAGTTAATTTGGCTGCAAGGTTTGCTCAACGACTTAGGGTTCAAGAGAACACTGCCTATGCCTCTTTTCTGTGATAACCAAGCTGCTATTTACATTGCATCTAATCCTGTATTTCATGAAAGAACCAAACACATTGAAATGGACTGTCATTTTGTTCGAGAAAAAACCCAATCTGATGTCATTCAACCTGTTTTTGTTCGGAGCACAGATCAACTAGCAGACATCTTCACCAAAGGATTGTCTCGGGTTCAATTCAACACTCTTTTGGTCCAACTTGGCTTGATGAATATACTAGCCTTCgtttgagggggagtgttagatTATTTAATATCCAAAGTATGGGTTATAGGTATGGGTAGAATATCTAATATCCAAAGTATGGGTTATAGGTATGGGTTAATGTGTAAAGTATGGGTGTTAGAATATTAGTGTGTGAAGCATGGTGTGTGATGTTCATCGGGTGACTCACGACATCCTTCTCCACTTGTATAAGTTCTCTTTCTTGTAACCTTACACATTTTCAATACAAACAATTCTTTCAAAACTATCacagcacagcaataccaaaccagccctaaatgtACAAGATCCTCCAACAACAATAAACAACTCAATAAAACTTTCAAGTAACCAAAATACACTCAAAATCAAGGTGTCCTATACACAATCCGATCTGCAGAATCATTCTTCAAGAATTACTCGATTTGCTACTCAAATTGCTCATGCACATTTACTGCGTAGTTCTTTTTTACCAAAACGCAACCACTCTTCATGTTCCATCTCCGGTAAAACCATATAATCATTACATTCCGTTTTCTGGGAGCACCAAGACTCATTGTTTTGTCACTCTTCTCATGTTCAGGTACTCATCTGTGAACGGCTAGAAAATGAACGGAAGTCTGGAGCTAATACCTCTTTGTAATCCTTACGGATGCTCCAGAGGATCTCAGCGCACCTCCTCATGCTAGGCCGGTTCTGTCTGCGTGGAGCCAAGCATTGCAATGCTAGTTCAAGGATCTTTTCGATGGCTACATTATTTGCTGCTGTCTGTTCTAACCTCGGGTCCAAAATCGAAAGAGCATCTCCATCAGTAAACTTCTTCATAGCCTGCAAAACCAACCCCGAGTTATGTGTTACATTCCCACGTAAACCGAGTAATGTGATAAAAGAGCTGAAGAGGTGAAGTTCATACCCATTTTGCAGTTATTCGTTCCTTGATTTCCCGTTTAGGCTCAATTGGGCGCCTGCCTGTAACTAGCTCAACCAGTAGTACACCAAATGAAAAGACATCACTCTTCTCCGTGAGTTGATATGTTCTCAGGTACTCGGGGTCCAAGTAGCCAGCGGTTCCTTTAACTTGAGTGGAAACATGGGTTTCACCTGAATCGCTATCAGCAGCAAGCCTGGCAAAACCGAAGTCAGCTACCTTGGCCCTGAAGTTTTCGGTTAGGAGAATGTTGGAAGACTTGATGTCTCGATGAATAATCGGATGATCTGCCAAGGAAAGCCAAGCACGGTCCTGTTAGTTCCCCGACACAGATTCTACAACTCTAAGTGAACTAAAACAGGAGATTTACCCGTGTACATATGCAGATAGGTGACGGCATGAGCCACATCAATTGCAACGTCTAGCCGTGCCGCAAGGTCAAGAATCTGACCGTACAAACCTGCACTATGCATTGTATCACATTTTAGGCACTCAAGGTGATGCATTTATGAGCCAAGGTGCACCGATACACGCTCATTCGCGCGCACAGGCACACACGGCACACAGAAAGGAAGACGAAAAAAAGAGAGTAACACAAATAGAACTTACATTCCAAATGTTGTCTGAGGGTTCCATTAGGAACATACTCGACAACAACAATCTTTTCGTCTTCATGCTCCAAATACCCGTAGAACTTGACCAAATTCAAATGCTCCACCTGCGCCAGCATTTGAATCTCGCTTTGGAACTCCACTCCCAAATGCTTGTCATATACACTCTGAAAACAAAAGTAACAACTCAGTTAAATCCGAAATCACACACCGGTTTTAGCCATATAACGGTCATAGAAACATGAGAAATTGAATATAATGTTACAAACTTGTAGCCAACCTTTTTGGCACGTTTGATTGCAACAAGGGTCCCGTCTCCGAGTCTCCCCTTATAAACTGTCCCAAAACCGCCTTGTCCGATCTTGAAAGATGGAGAGAAGTTCTTTGTGGCCTTGTTTATTTCTTCCATGGTGAACTTTAGAATCCCGGGCTCACTTTCGTGCCTCGAGTTATTTGAGTTGAAGTAGATGCCTCGACTTGAACTGCGCCTTCTCTCGCTCCCATCTCTCGACGCATCCGAAAATACTACGAAAAACAACTTACTTGTTCAGTACACCTCATAAAACTCATTAAACAGCTAATTTGATTCAATTATTTGTCATGGCGTTGAGTTGTTTGTCTCTTCTTACAGATACgaaagagaagaaaacaaaTGGCAGCCTAAtactttcttcattttttaatcAAAGCAGGCCAGTGGTTCTTAATTCTACTTAACttcattaatataaaatttgtcCACCCACTCTACTCATCCATTACATACGCTATACAAATATTATataaagataaaagaaaaaagtggTTAACCGGTCATTGTATTTCCATTAACAACTTTTCCCCTGCGGAAAAACTCGGAAAAATAATCCATAACCCTGGGTTGCGAATGAAGGGAAAGCCGCTGATCAGGAATTTAACAGAACGGAATGGAGGAATTGGTCTTTCTGGGATCACTTTTGTAAcggttaaaagtgttttctgaCAAGCAAAATCAACTCTTAACCATGTCTAGTAGAAAACCTTAAAAGCGCTTCTGGATCCTTAAAACGCTTAGGTGCCAAAGCATGTTCATAGCAAAAGAAGTACAAGTCATTTGAGCTCAAGTACTTTCTACAAAAGCAATTCAAAAAGGTGCCCTCAGCCTCACAATGATCTTATTGAAAAGACTTGAAATTTCTAAAATTCCATCTCTACCAAAAATCTACATTTTTTACCAGTCCCAGTTCAGATTCCTCAAAACAAAAAGGACTTACCGGAGGGAGCTTTGAACTCTTCAGAATCACCGAAGCTTACGGAGCTCTTCGTCTCCGGCGGGGTGAAGCACGAGGTGAAGGCCCCAGCGACGGAGCGGGCGGCGACGGAGACCACGCTCCGTCCGGAGCTGGACTTTTGACCGGTTGAGGATTGGGAGTAGGGCGAGCTCGGGGAGTAGGGGATCCGGTCCGGCGTGCTCCGCGGGTCAGAGGTAGGATTCCGGCGTCCGTACGATGGGGTTCGCCTcatttcagagagagagagagagagagcgagagagatagGACGTAGACGTAAAAATGGCGGGTGGTTGTAAGCCGTGTgaagttgagagagagagaagacttCTATTTTTCAAAAGGTGAGGGAGGCTAACGTGCGCCGTTGACGTCAAGCGTGTTAAACAGTAGGACCATGTGCAAAATAATTGGATTTCATTTTCAACCGCaagattttcaatttaattccCCCATTAAACATCCAAACATTATattcttataatttatttatacaatttctctaatagagatgaTACTCATATGCGTGACAAATTACATCTTTAttagaaaaataatacaaataataatacaattaaaTAGTAATTATGAGACTCACATAAGTCATAAGTCGtgtgaaaaattaattaaaaacagtATTAAGGTCTTTGAACTTTAAAGTTAAACTGCTATTTTATAAAAAGTTTATTCTGTGGCGCTTATTTTTAGTCTACAAGACACGGATTGATGCCAAGTGGCTTTCATATCTCTGAATCCGAAAAGTTAGGGacttttttataaaagaaattTCTATTTGTTGATTATATACATCTCTTGACCCATCTAGCATTATTTTGGCATATATATCAAGCAGAAAATGAGCGTATCGAGCAACAAGTG
Proteins encoded in this region:
- the LOC126628755 gene encoding calmodulin-binding receptor-like cytoplasmic kinase 2 — its product is MRRTPSYGRRNPTSDPRSTPDRIPYSPSSPYSQSSTGQKSSSGRSVVSVAARSVAGAFTSCFTPPETKSSVSFGDSEEFKAPSVFSDASRDGSERRRSSSRGIYFNSNNSRHESEPGILKFTMEEINKATKNFSPSFKIGQGGFGTVYKGRLGDGTLVAIKRAKKSVYDKHLGVEFQSEIQMLAQVEHLNLVKFYGYLEHEDEKIVVVEYVPNGTLRQHLECLYGQILDLAARLDVAIDVAHAVTYLHMYTDHPIIHRDIKSSNILLTENFRAKVADFGFARLAADSDSGETHVSTQVKGTAGYLDPEYLRTYQLTEKSDVFSFGVLLVELVTGRRPIEPKREIKERITAKWAMKKFTDGDALSILDPRLEQTAANNVAIEKILELALQCLAPRRQNRPSMRRCAEILWSIRKDYKEVLAPDFRSFSSRSQMST